The Malus domestica chromosome 06, GDT2T_hap1 genome has a segment encoding these proteins:
- the LOC114825665 gene encoding uncharacterized protein, whose amino-acid sequence MATVVNFSGKTTSRRICLKPMAGPGPGPAIGSLAIKRACQLPLSRTNTLQHCIYMTRKAQDRLLNEHRVSPALAATRNSDIFPGSPSPSPSPSDTIKQFYRCMNEKNLKQLRDHISEDCYIEECSFHTPLHGKKEVMSFFEQLTAGMGQNVEFILRHVCEGDELTAAANWHMEWKNKQIPFTRGCSFFECSKEGDKIIIKKAQIVIESPIKPGTLVLSMLKTVTSLFDGFPKLAEWFLKSPHIVLRWLWKIYALLIAPLLESYLRLWNLAARILGHAYYILLYIAKFFFNEE is encoded by the exons ATGGCTACCGTTGTCAATTTCTCCGGCAAAACCACGAGTCGGAGAATTTGCCTCAAACCAATGGCAGGACCAGGACCAGGACCAGCCATTGGTTCCTTGGCTATCAAAAGAGCATGCCAATTGCCCCTCAGCAGAACAAATACTCTGCAACATTGCATCTATATGACAAGGAAGGCACAAGATAGACTATTGAATGAGCACAGGGTGTCTCCTGCATTAGCAGCAACGAGAAACTCAGACATTTTTCCGGgatctccttctccttctccttctccatcGGACACAATCAAGCAATTCTACAGATGCATGAATGAGAAAAACTTAAAGCAACTACGTGATCACATCTCAGAAGACTGCTACATTGAAGAGTGCTCTTTCCACACACCATTACACGGCAAAAAG GAGGTTATGAGCTTTTTTGAGCAGCTAACTGCAGGCATGGGCCAAAATGTTGAGTTCATTTTACGACACGTATGCGAAGGAGATGAACTAACAGCAGCAGCAAACTGGCATATGG AATGGAAAAACAAACAGATCCCCTTCACCAGAGGCTGTAGCTTCTTCGAATGCTCCAAAGAAGGAGATAAAATAATAATCAA GAAAGCACAGATAGTTATTGAATCACCAATCAAACCAGGAACACTAGTGCTG AGTATGTTAAAGACGGTGACTTCACTATTTGATGGTTTCCCAAAACTTGCTGAAT GGTTCCTAAAAAGTCCTCATATTGTTTTGCGATGGTTATGGAAGATATACGCATTACTTATCGCACCACTTCTAGAAAGCTACTTAAGGCTTTGGAACCTTGCAGCGCGTATACTTGGCCATGCATACTACATTTTGCTTTACATTGCAAAGTTTTTCTTCAAcgaggaataa